A genomic window from Peromyscus maniculatus bairdii isolate BWxNUB_F1_BW_parent chromosome 1, HU_Pman_BW_mat_3.1, whole genome shotgun sequence includes:
- the Cntf gene encoding ciliary neurotrophic factor isoform X1, with protein MLLNEENRCPQEQSPLTLHRRDLCSRSIWLARKIRSDLTALMESYVKHQGLNKNINLDSVDGVPVASTDHWSEMTEAERLQENLQAYRTFHGMLAKLLEDQRVHFTPTEGDFHQAIHTLLLQVSAFAYQLEELMVLLEQKIPENEVDRMPVTVGNGGLFEKKLWGLKVLQELSQWTVRSIHDLRVISSHQMGISAHESHYGPKDKQM; from the exons ATGCtgctaaatgaagaaaacagatgcCCCCAGG AGCAGTCACCTCTGACCCTTCACCGCCGGGACCTCTGTAGCCGTTCTATCTGGCTAGCAAGGAAGATTCGTTCAGACCTGACTGCTCTTATGGAATCTTAT GTGAAGCATCAGGGCCTGAATAAAAATATCAACCTGGACTCTGTGGATGGTGTGCCAGTGGCAAGCACTGATCATTGGAGTGAGATGACTGAGGCAGAGCGACTCCAAGAGAACCTCCAGGCTTACCGTACCTTCCATGGGATGTTGGCCAAGCTTTTAGAAGACCAGAGGGTGCATTTCACCCCAACTGAAGGTGACTTCCATCAGGCAATACATACTCTTCTGCTCCAAGTTTCTGCCTTTGCCTACCAGCTAGAGGAGTTAATGGTGCTTCTGGAACAGAAGATCCCTGAAAATGAGGTTGATAGGATGCCTGTCACTGTTGGAAATGGTGGCCTCTTTGAGAAGAAGCTATGGGGCCTGAAGGTCCTTCAAGAGCTTTCACAGTGGACCGTGAGGTCAATCCATGACCTCCGTGTCATTTCCTCTCATCAGATGGGAATCTCAGCACATGAGAGCCATTATGGGCCCAAGGACAAGCAAATGTAG
- the Cntf gene encoding ciliary neurotrophic factor isoform X2 has translation MAFAEQSPLTLHRRDLCSRSIWLARKIRSDLTALMESYVKHQGLNKNINLDSVDGVPVASTDHWSEMTEAERLQENLQAYRTFHGMLAKLLEDQRVHFTPTEGDFHQAIHTLLLQVSAFAYQLEELMVLLEQKIPENEVDRMPVTVGNGGLFEKKLWGLKVLQELSQWTVRSIHDLRVISSHQMGISAHESHYGPKDKQM, from the exons ATGGCTTTCGCAGAGCAGTCACCTCTGACCCTTCACCGCCGGGACCTCTGTAGCCGTTCTATCTGGCTAGCAAGGAAGATTCGTTCAGACCTGACTGCTCTTATGGAATCTTAT GTGAAGCATCAGGGCCTGAATAAAAATATCAACCTGGACTCTGTGGATGGTGTGCCAGTGGCAAGCACTGATCATTGGAGTGAGATGACTGAGGCAGAGCGACTCCAAGAGAACCTCCAGGCTTACCGTACCTTCCATGGGATGTTGGCCAAGCTTTTAGAAGACCAGAGGGTGCATTTCACCCCAACTGAAGGTGACTTCCATCAGGCAATACATACTCTTCTGCTCCAAGTTTCTGCCTTTGCCTACCAGCTAGAGGAGTTAATGGTGCTTCTGGAACAGAAGATCCCTGAAAATGAGGTTGATAGGATGCCTGTCACTGTTGGAAATGGTGGCCTCTTTGAGAAGAAGCTATGGGGCCTGAAGGTCCTTCAAGAGCTTTCACAGTGGACCGTGAGGTCAATCCATGACCTCCGTGTCATTTCCTCTCATCAGATGGGAATCTCAGCACATGAGAGCCATTATGGGCCCAAGGACAAGCAAATGTAG